In Leptospira saintgironsiae, one genomic interval encodes:
- a CDS encoding rhodanese-like domain-containing protein: protein MNPKELKNRLDARKSGSDDFYLLDVRNPNEQEISTIDGTDLLIPVAELPGRIGELDSWKSSGKEIIVYCRSGARSANACGVLKSTGFSKVFNLEGGILLYSDEVDPSLAKY, encoded by the coding sequence ATGAATCCGAAAGAATTAAAAAACAGATTAGATGCCAGAAAATCGGGAAGTGATGATTTTTACCTTCTGGATGTACGTAACCCTAACGAACAAGAGATTAGCACTATTGATGGAACAGATCTTTTAATTCCTGTTGCTGAATTGCCTGGTCGAATCGGAGAATTGGATTCTTGGAAATCTTCCGGAAAAGAAATTATAGTATATTGCCGTTCCGGAGCAAGATCTGCAAATGCGTGTGGAGTTTTAAAATCCACAGGATTCTCCAAAGTATTTAACTTAGAAGGAGGGATCCTTTTATATTCTGATGAGGTGGATCCGTCCCTGGCTAAATATTAA
- a CDS encoding TetR/AcrR family transcriptional regulator, with product MTAVAAPRPRRRTRNSLNKESIVQAALDILNEEGIDGLSMRRIAEKLDCSVASPYSHFKSQQDIIKIIISQGEAQLTETLRASRLNGKNSYEKLTLIARAYYDFSGNNQELHKVMFNTVHGHMHRKAFPKLPTSYRVFLETIRAGVRSGEFKIKEEDYPSLARTMYSWMYGIIVLDMTGMLKKRGIGDPLDEGFLFFRKILLDKE from the coding sequence ATGACTGCAGTAGCTGCTCCGCGTCCAAGAAGGCGCACTAGAAATAGTTTAAATAAAGAATCCATCGTCCAGGCGGCGTTGGATATATTGAACGAAGAGGGAATTGATGGGCTTTCCATGAGAAGGATCGCCGAGAAGTTGGATTGTAGTGTAGCGAGTCCCTATTCTCATTTCAAAAGCCAGCAAGATATTATCAAAATTATCATTTCCCAGGGAGAAGCTCAGTTAACCGAAACACTTAGAGCTTCTAGACTGAACGGAAAAAATTCTTACGAAAAATTGACCCTGATCGCAAGGGCTTATTACGATTTTTCGGGAAATAACCAAGAGTTGCATAAGGTAATGTTCAATACAGTTCATGGGCATATGCATAGAAAAGCGTTCCCTAAACTTCCAACCAGTTATCGCGTTTTTTTGGAAACTATCCGAGCGGGCGTTAGATCGGGGGAATTCAAGATCAAAGAAGAAGATTATCCTTCTCTAGCGAGAACAATGTATTCCTGGATGTATGGGATTATCGTTTTGGATATGACTGGAATGTTGAAAAAAAGAGGGATCGGCGATCCTCTCGACGAAGGCTTTTTATTTTTCCGTAAAATTCTTTTAGATAAAGAATGA
- a CDS encoding DUF1554 domain-containing protein yields the protein MKESKLGRAAFILLCLTLWISKCNNAESTALDGSKPSLAGAITIDPSIFWNLFVTLPPYPLVGYYDEGETTFTVEENNESDILVGIQNPPTDGSVIEYRFYPNDNIYFSTDLDPNTGESLGYSTISFAPNPQNANFDYKTTVNINGAEDANCLSTTYDLVTVEVSSGISQTLKVKIKDIDKCIFVATNNGAGYAGNFAKKAMDNTTFAGPVEVADDICNSNVPDGVNKDVGYKAMLAVSYSPSNNLRNPSTDWVFSSYLKYYSQGGKKLAYSFTSGTTIGFANAQQWTNALGTSGRIWTGFSSIDWTTDTPTVTQCASLQVTGAPYSSWYSATATGTQGVLSAVDGNSIAEMTTTDPAIVIPTLCSQRRNIVCVGQ from the coding sequence ATGAAAGAATCTAAATTAGGACGAGCAGCTTTCATTCTATTATGTCTTACTTTATGGATTTCCAAGTGTAATAATGCAGAATCCACTGCCCTGGATGGAAGTAAGCCCAGTCTTGCAGGTGCAATTACAATAGATCCTTCGATTTTCTGGAATTTATTCGTTACTCTTCCCCCTTACCCTTTGGTTGGCTATTATGACGAAGGAGAAACTACCTTTACCGTCGAAGAAAATAATGAATCGGATATTCTGGTCGGCATCCAAAACCCTCCAACAGACGGAAGCGTGATCGAATATAGATTTTACCCTAATGACAATATTTATTTTTCAACAGATCTAGATCCTAATACCGGTGAATCTTTAGGTTATTCCACAATTAGTTTCGCTCCGAATCCTCAAAACGCTAACTTCGATTATAAGACCACTGTGAATATCAACGGAGCTGAAGACGCAAATTGCCTAAGCACAACATATGATCTTGTCACAGTAGAGGTATCCTCCGGAATTTCTCAGACACTTAAAGTTAAAATAAAAGATATTGATAAATGTATTTTCGTAGCTACGAATAACGGAGCAGGTTACGCAGGAAACTTTGCTAAAAAGGCAATGGATAATACAACCTTCGCAGGTCCGGTAGAAGTTGCAGACGATATTTGTAATTCGAATGTTCCTGACGGAGTAAACAAAGACGTAGGTTATAAGGCTATGCTTGCTGTAAGTTATAGCCCGAGTAATAATCTCAGAAACCCTTCTACAGATTGGGTGTTTAGCTCCTACCTTAAGTATTATAGCCAGGGTGGTAAGAAGTTGGCATATAGTTTTACTTCTGGCACTACTATTGGATTTGCAAATGCACAACAATGGACAAATGCTCTTGGAACTTCCGGTAGAATATGGACAGGATTTAGTTCGATAGACTGGACAACTGATACTCCTACAGTAACTCAATGTGCATCATTACAAGTAACCGGAGCGCCGTATTCTTCTTGGTATTCTGCTACTGCAACTGGGACTCAAGGAGTTCTGTCTGCAGTAGATGGAAACTCTATTGCAGAAATGACTACTACGGATCCAGCCATTGTGATCCCGACTCTATGTTCTCAGAGACGGAATATTGTCTGCGTCGGCCAATAG
- a CDS encoding DoxX family protein has translation MLYNLFQTKEGLGPLFLRLGLAICVFPHGAQKALGWFEGSGFYTAMDYFTETLGAPYVLGVMVIGFEFIGTICFVFGFLTRFWALGLAITLTVAGFTHKEYGFFMNWFGDKGGEGFEYHILAVSAALSLLFRGAGSFSFDKKLGEWSV, from the coding sequence ATGTTATATAATTTATTTCAAACGAAAGAAGGGTTAGGTCCCTTATTCCTAAGATTGGGCCTTGCTATTTGTGTCTTCCCACATGGGGCCCAAAAGGCATTGGGTTGGTTCGAAGGTTCCGGGTTCTATACCGCAATGGACTATTTTACTGAGACCCTGGGTGCTCCTTATGTTTTAGGAGTAATGGTTATTGGTTTTGAATTCATTGGGACCATCTGTTTTGTATTCGGGTTCTTAACCAGGTTCTGGGCTCTTGGACTTGCAATCACATTGACAGTAGCAGGTTTCACTCATAAAGAATACGGCTTCTTTATGAATTGGTTCGGGGACAAAGGTGGAGAAGGTTTCGAATACCATATTCTCGCAGTGTCTGCTGCGCTTTCTCTTTTATTCAGAGGAGCTGGATCCTTCTCCTTTGATAAAAAATTAGGTGAATGGTCTGTTTGA
- a CDS encoding FecR family protein: MERMNPEFQTFAELLKKSLPDSKAPDFDPKWVGMSPRFSVEANIMQSPTKDNVVQLSGSKNKVWFLAAAAILFVGIGAGTYFTIFKKEAAPVAEGTLLKAAVVFVKGEAKNVKETPVALHLGDILSEGDKIVTGKGGSIDIGLTDSSVIRLKENSELVLKSLRQTDASQIRISLMSGKILNLVEKEKKNANYFVDTPTVVAAVRGTSFEVNASDKESSVFVVEGAVEVTPLIHDKTEKALITGGLIIVTNEKVIVIEDTKRAKAEGPEYGDMRKNLSGLDKEVLASTQNLKTAKTEQELEEIYDKSIEQIIMKDGRELRGVVVSQKKGKLIVQTLKGSYILDENSVEKIIY; encoded by the coding sequence ATGGAAAGAATGAACCCTGAATTCCAAACATTCGCAGAGCTCCTCAAAAAGTCTCTACCGGATTCTAAGGCACCGGACTTCGATCCAAAATGGGTCGGCATGTCTCCTCGCTTCTCTGTGGAGGCAAATATTATGCAATCTCCTACTAAGGACAATGTAGTTCAACTGAGCGGCTCCAAAAATAAAGTATGGTTCTTAGCTGCGGCAGCAATCCTATTCGTAGGAATTGGAGCCGGAACTTATTTCACTATTTTCAAAAAAGAAGCCGCACCTGTAGCTGAAGGCACACTGCTTAAAGCGGCGGTCGTATTCGTTAAAGGCGAAGCAAAAAATGTAAAAGAGACTCCAGTCGCATTACATTTAGGTGATATACTTAGCGAAGGCGATAAGATCGTAACGGGCAAAGGTGGATCGATCGATATCGGTCTGACCGATTCCAGCGTCATTCGCTTAAAAGAAAACTCTGAGTTAGTTCTCAAAAGTTTAAGACAAACGGACGCTTCTCAAATCAGGATTTCCTTAATGTCAGGTAAGATCCTGAACTTAGTTGAGAAGGAAAAGAAAAACGCAAACTACTTCGTAGATACTCCTACTGTGGTGGCTGCGGTCCGAGGAACTTCTTTCGAAGTTAATGCTTCCGATAAAGAATCTTCTGTCTTCGTGGTCGAAGGTGCTGTAGAAGTAACTCCTTTGATCCATGACAAGACTGAAAAAGCTTTAATCACCGGCGGATTGATCATAGTCACAAACGAAAAAGTCATAGTGATCGAAGATACAAAACGTGCAAAAGCAGAAGGTCCTGAATACGGCGATATGCGCAAGAACTTGAGTGGTCTGGACAAAGAAGTTCTGGCATCTACTCAAAACTTAAAAACCGCAAAGACCGAACAAGAGCTGGAAGAAATTTATGATAAAAGTATCGAACAAATCATAATGAAAGATGGCCGCGAGCTTAGAGGTGTTGTGGTTTCTCAAAAGAAAGGAAAACTGATCGTTCAAACACTGAAAGGATCTTATATCCTGGATGAGAACTCAGTCGAAAAGATCATCTATTAA
- a CDS encoding alpha/beta fold hydrolase: MKKKYLLGLAVFVLIVLTALPFVRSREKIELNESIRSGVSGQFAELPLGWTHYELSGPEKGNLVVLVHGFSTPYFIWDPVQKSLTDAGFRVLRFDLYGRGYSDRPDTVYNLDLFTTQISDLLNFLHINASFDIMGLSMGGPIVAHYVSKHPDQINKVVLVDPFTSKTNTFPLTIPLVGEYLSSVVYIPSLPKGISADFVDPSKVPSGWVEKYETQLSFKGFGRAILSTIRNIISFDPKPEFESLALTKKQVLVFWGAQDHTTPLEKGEYVKELLNAEFVLVKDAGHLPHIEKPEVVLPAISKFLSK; this comes from the coding sequence ATGAAAAAGAAATATCTCCTAGGCCTAGCGGTATTTGTACTCATCGTACTTACCGCTTTGCCATTTGTACGCTCTAGAGAAAAAATCGAATTAAACGAATCGATCCGTTCCGGAGTCTCCGGACAATTTGCAGAACTTCCTTTAGGCTGGACTCATTATGAATTGTCCGGGCCTGAAAAAGGAAATCTTGTAGTTTTAGTTCACGGTTTTTCTACTCCATATTTTATTTGGGACCCTGTTCAAAAATCACTTACGGATGCGGGTTTCCGAGTTTTACGTTTTGATCTGTATGGTAGAGGGTATTCTGACAGACCGGATACAGTTTATAATCTGGACCTGTTTACAACTCAGATCTCTGATCTATTAAATTTTCTGCATATAAATGCATCTTTCGATATAATGGGACTTTCTATGGGAGGTCCTATAGTTGCTCATTATGTTTCTAAACATCCTGACCAGATCAACAAAGTGGTTTTAGTAGATCCTTTTACTTCAAAGACGAATACATTCCCTCTGACTATTCCTTTGGTTGGAGAATATTTAAGCTCTGTTGTTTATATTCCTTCTTTGCCTAAAGGTATCTCTGCTGATTTTGTAGATCCTTCTAAGGTTCCGAGCGGTTGGGTGGAGAAATACGAGACTCAGCTTAGCTTTAAAGGTTTTGGAAGAGCTATTCTTTCTACGATCCGAAATATTATTTCTTTCGATCCTAAACCTGAATTCGAAAGTTTGGCCTTAACTAAAAAGCAGGTGTTGGTTTTTTGGGGAGCTCAGGACCATACTACTCCTTTGGAAAAAGGAGAATATGTGAAGGAGCTTTTGAACGCCGAATTCGTTTTGGTGAAAGATGCTGGACATTTACCTCATATAGAAAAGCCGGAAGTAGTTCTTCCGGCCATCTCTAAGTTTTTATCTAAGTAA
- a CDS encoding RNA polymerase sigma factor: MSETLFFEKLYNKNKDHLFSFIRRSVQDESTALDLLQDTFLNFFKHYSGKELPDEQVSRMILFRISRNLMINHGKSYYQKNVALVGEETSSLFSSKGQGPESQVLDEMEAQNLGKIVSELLSTLPEEQKTAIDLRYTQGCKLEEIASVLDLSVSGVSRLLERAEKQLLQEGKKRGIQPSSFLKS; the protein is encoded by the coding sequence GTGTCTGAAACCTTGTTTTTTGAAAAACTATACAATAAAAATAAGGATCACTTGTTTTCATTTATTCGGCGCTCCGTCCAAGATGAATCCACAGCCTTGGACCTATTACAAGACACTTTTTTGAACTTCTTTAAACATTATTCCGGCAAGGAATTACCGGATGAGCAAGTCTCCAGGATGATCTTATTTAGGATCTCCAGAAATTTAATGATAAACCACGGCAAGTCCTATTATCAAAAGAACGTTGCTCTCGTTGGAGAGGAAACTTCTTCTTTATTTAGCTCCAAAGGCCAAGGTCCTGAAAGCCAGGTATTGGATGAGATGGAAGCTCAAAATCTTGGAAAGATAGTAAGCGAATTATTAAGCACCCTACCGGAAGAACAGAAGACTGCTATAGATCTGCGTTATACCCAAGGATGCAAATTGGAAGAGATAGCCTCAGTATTGGACTTATCCGTATCTGGGGTTTCCAGACTTCTGGAAAGAGCCGAAAAACAGCTTTTACAAGAGGGAAAGAAGAGAGGCATACAACCTTCTTCTTTTCTAAAATCCTAG
- a CDS encoding DUF1554 domain-containing protein, with the protein MNSHPKILFRLIPIVSLFSLFSFCNQANPINLDGSSSAAGVLLNVVLPNIIGAEVVPEGLPELSSNTMFDAGDTYIDLNFSETSAVDENFSMVIESYTTTYEPHFIGYNTFTLPANTITHSIGFSLEADDDNCLDNAASKFSFRITKGSTGDTFVYNVNVKDGDYCIFESSAKTLAQLGGLGAMDNHCKNLASSKGLPRNPAYYKAMVGALSATLGDRNPGESLSSTSFFRNNKRYVRKQGNGTWVKTFSIYGAWPPSSDFENPLIDSGQYWTGMHSGWGRMDSNTCLNGSESWTNSSSSSSGNLGTSSVVTGDAAYMTLASCDSPMALPFICVYSPD; encoded by the coding sequence ATGAATTCGCATCCAAAGATCCTTTTCAGACTTATCCCGATCGTATCGCTATTTTCCCTATTCTCTTTTTGCAATCAGGCAAACCCGATCAATTTGGACGGCAGCAGCAGTGCTGCCGGCGTTCTTTTAAACGTTGTTTTACCGAATATTATCGGAGCTGAGGTAGTTCCCGAAGGTCTTCCAGAACTTTCTTCTAACACTATGTTTGATGCTGGAGACACTTATATAGATTTAAATTTTTCTGAAACAAGTGCAGTGGATGAAAACTTTAGTATGGTGATTGAATCTTATACCACGACGTATGAACCTCATTTTATAGGATACAATACATTCACTCTTCCGGCAAATACAATCACGCATTCTATCGGTTTTTCTTTAGAAGCAGATGATGACAACTGTTTAGATAATGCGGCAAGTAAGTTCAGTTTCAGAATTACGAAAGGTTCTACAGGAGATACCTTCGTATATAATGTAAATGTAAAGGATGGAGATTATTGTATTTTCGAATCTTCTGCCAAGACTCTGGCTCAATTAGGTGGACTAGGTGCAATGGATAATCATTGTAAAAACTTAGCCAGCTCAAAAGGACTTCCTAGAAACCCGGCTTATTATAAAGCAATGGTTGGTGCTCTTTCTGCTACTCTTGGAGATAGAAATCCTGGAGAATCATTATCTTCTACTTCCTTCTTCAGAAACAATAAAAGATATGTTCGCAAGCAAGGGAACGGAACTTGGGTAAAAACTTTTTCTATCTATGGCGCTTGGCCTCCAAGTTCAGATTTTGAGAATCCATTGATCGATTCAGGACAATATTGGACCGGAATGCATTCAGGTTGGGGCAGAATGGACAGTAATACCTGTCTGAATGGTTCCGAAAGTTGGACAAACTCAAGCAGTTCCTCAAGCGGAAACTTAGGCACTTCAAGCGTAGTGACCGGAGATGCTGCCTATATGACTCTTGCCAGTTGCGATTCTCCTATGGCTTTGCCGTTTATTTGTGTTTATTCCCCGGATTAA
- a CDS encoding ABC-F family ATP-binding cassette domain-containing protein — translation MLQFIDIKHRFGSSTLFENFSWHIKPGSKIALVGPNGSGKSTLFKMAVGELNPEEGLVSRSKHTEISLFQQIPDFNFEARVIDTALSKHKHYNEYIKRAEDIHARMDRTDHDSPEFTALLEEQSSLEEYAFTYGVHELEAQAKKIIGGLGFSNDQMEKKVKEFSPGYQHRLGLAIAILNPGNLLLLDEPTNHLDHASKAWLAEYLVDTNRSFVLVTHDPEFLNATTETIAELNPSGVLEFKGTLEDYFEHKNELLDKLRLQFKKEEAYLKKRTEWIERFRSKATKAKAVQSVIKRLEKRDKVEEPEDSFWNSKTEYRFNYTPCGNLSFRIENASFAYEKTGKNIFSNAELHVSNGDKIAIIGPNGAGKSTFLRNILGIHKLSEGSVTFGPKTKIGYFSQNHHEHLDPEKNLLETILSVYPDLPDVEARKLLGYFSFSDDRVFKKVGLLSGGEQSRLRLALLVRFSSNTLFLDEPTNHLDLVVRDNLKRALQEYPGAVLVISHDPDFLKDLCTRTVSVSNGKVKDLNTSFSDYLKFPPEELEAEGGFTVKAPAENASSENKSRSQKNADKNRVKKIQKEIEQIEAKIALLEKNKSNSEELLADPEFYKKRSYQMELDTYNETKKEISKLTETWEKLQIEMEELSSVV, via the coding sequence ATGCTACAATTCATCGATATCAAGCACCGGTTCGGTAGCTCTACACTTTTCGAAAACTTCTCCTGGCATATCAAACCAGGTTCCAAGATTGCCTTAGTAGGACCAAACGGTTCAGGCAAATCCACCCTATTCAAAATGGCTGTCGGAGAACTAAATCCTGAAGAAGGTTTAGTCAGTCGATCCAAACATACTGAAATTTCTTTATTCCAACAGATCCCTGATTTCAATTTCGAAGCAAGGGTAATCGATACAGCACTTTCTAAACATAAACATTATAACGAATATATAAAACGTGCAGAAGACATTCATGCAAGAATGGACCGCACTGATCATGATTCTCCTGAGTTTACAGCGTTATTAGAAGAACAAAGCTCTTTAGAAGAATATGCATTTACTTATGGTGTCCATGAATTAGAAGCACAGGCAAAGAAGATCATTGGTGGTTTAGGCTTTTCTAATGATCAAATGGAGAAGAAGGTAAAAGAATTTTCTCCTGGTTACCAACATAGACTTGGACTTGCAATTGCAATTCTGAATCCAGGAAACCTTCTTCTCTTAGATGAACCAACCAACCACCTGGATCATGCTTCTAAGGCATGGCTTGCAGAATATTTAGTAGATACAAATCGTTCTTTCGTTCTGGTGACTCACGATCCAGAGTTTTTGAATGCAACTACTGAGACGATCGCAGAATTAAATCCTTCCGGTGTTCTGGAATTTAAAGGAACCTTAGAAGATTATTTCGAACATAAAAATGAACTTTTAGATAAGTTAAGACTTCAATTCAAAAAAGAAGAAGCATACTTAAAGAAAAGGACTGAGTGGATAGAACGTTTCCGGTCCAAGGCTACAAAAGCAAAAGCAGTCCAAAGTGTTATTAAACGATTAGAAAAAAGAGATAAGGTAGAAGAACCTGAGGATTCTTTCTGGAATTCCAAAACCGAATACAGGTTCAATTATACTCCTTGCGGAAATCTTTCTTTTAGAATAGAAAATGCTTCCTTCGCTTATGAAAAAACAGGGAAGAATATTTTCTCAAACGCGGAACTTCATGTTTCAAATGGGGATAAAATCGCGATCATCGGCCCGAACGGTGCCGGTAAATCCACTTTTTTAAGAAACATATTAGGAATTCATAAATTATCTGAAGGTTCTGTTACTTTCGGACCTAAAACAAAGATCGGCTACTTCTCCCAAAATCATCACGAGCACCTGGATCCTGAAAAAAATCTTTTAGAAACTATTCTTTCCGTGTATCCGGATCTTCCGGATGTGGAAGCTCGAAAACTATTAGGTTATTTTTCTTTTAGCGATGATAGAGTTTTTAAAAAAGTAGGACTTCTTTCCGGAGGAGAACAGAGCAGATTAAGATTGGCTCTATTAGTTAGATTCTCCTCTAATACTTTGTTTTTGGATGAACCTACAAACCACTTGGACTTAGTAGTAAGAGATAATTTAAAACGTGCACTCCAAGAATATCCTGGAGCAGTTTTGGTCATCTCCCATGACCCTGATTTTTTAAAGGATCTGTGCACAAGGACCGTTTCTGTTTCCAACGGAAAAGTAAAAGATCTGAATACAAGCTTCTCTGATTATCTAAAATTCCCTCCGGAAGAATTAGAAGCAGAAGGCGGTTTTACTGTAAAAGCTCCAGCTGAAAACGCGAGCAGCGAGAACAAGAGCAGATCTCAAAAGAACGCTGACAAAAATCGGGTTAAAAAAATCCAAAAAGAAATAGAACAAATCGAAGCTAAGATCGCTCTATTAGAAAAGAATAAATCCAACTCAGAGGAACTTCTCGCAGATCCGGAGTTTTATAAAAAGCGCAGTTATCAAATGGAATTAGACACTTATAACGAGACCAAAAAAGAGATCTCTAAATTGACTGAAACCTGGGAAAAGCTGCAAATCGAAATGGAAGAACTTTCTTCCGTAGTATAA
- a CDS encoding LA_0442/LA_0875 N-terminal domain-containing protein — MPYRWLFAICFLIVSHSIFGSSLTLKNGKVLQGKVVNQTRTDVQIEVDGKVLTIPKTEIAELNLKDTPKQEVKKDPVKPKEEPKKTEEEPAVQRWYQKPRWDYSLKSAVVPGWGIWKADKKYRATAAFVAVLGATYLAVKAQNDFGAAKSAYEENARNYFIFALNDPVLSLPANTTQRLIGAFLVNKGAFNHYQNLAGESNNYQYLFGIAYGLQLFYSYYLGVKAEQGVAEGPSSGFRFSFAPSYQPMTVGGNGLGWNGELKYEIRY, encoded by the coding sequence ATGCCTTATCGTTGGCTTTTTGCAATTTGTTTCCTAATCGTTTCCCATTCCATTTTTGGCTCTAGCCTAACCTTAAAAAACGGAAAGGTACTACAAGGGAAAGTGGTAAACCAAACACGTACGGATGTTCAGATCGAAGTGGATGGAAAGGTTCTAACCATTCCCAAAACTGAGATTGCTGAATTGAACTTAAAAGATACCCCTAAACAGGAAGTGAAAAAGGATCCTGTTAAACCTAAAGAGGAACCTAAAAAGACTGAAGAGGAACCAGCGGTCCAGAGATGGTACCAAAAACCTCGTTGGGATTATTCTCTCAAATCAGCAGTTGTTCCAGGTTGGGGAATTTGGAAGGCAGACAAAAAATATAGGGCTACTGCAGCATTTGTAGCAGTTTTAGGGGCAACATATCTGGCGGTCAAGGCTCAGAACGATTTTGGTGCTGCTAAAAGCGCTTATGAGGAGAATGCAAGAAATTATTTCATATTTGCGTTGAACGACCCTGTTCTTTCCTTACCTGCAAATACTACACAACGTTTGATCGGAGCCTTCTTGGTAAACAAGGGCGCGTTCAACCATTACCAAAATCTTGCAGGAGAATCCAATAATTACCAATACTTGTTTGGGATTGCTTATGGATTACAACTCTTCTATTCCTATTATTTGGGAGTAAAAGCAGAGCAAGGGGTTGCAGAAGGACCAAGCTCAGGCTTTAGATTTAGTTTTGCTCCTTCTTACCAGCCTATGACTGTCGGAGGAAATGGTTTAGGTTGGAATGGAGAATTGAAATACGAGATTCGCTATTAA
- a CDS encoding acetoacetate decarboxylase family protein — protein MKATASSKVKPKTKASKNTQQSPKKATNAKNGAQSSKRHFPAPWSLTGEGFLFPLFGRKSYNSEMAFLDEEDRKSYKGGLGSLMLVNYERSDVGPYHELLYIPGNFEHKDTNYKRITRIFVSSQTSVDEGIRNWAIPKERADFVWKKEGRVTKIEVSRDGKTFFKIKIRTLGFNFPVSTSILPYVLLQKAEDGSKLSTAFIGTGKGKFARIESVWSDETIFPDFIKGGGMKTGIGASPFYLTFPVAELVE, from the coding sequence ATGAAAGCAACTGCCTCTTCCAAGGTTAAACCAAAGACCAAAGCCTCAAAAAACACACAACAATCACCCAAAAAAGCCACAAACGCCAAAAATGGGGCCCAATCCTCTAAGAGACATTTTCCAGCTCCTTGGTCATTAACAGGAGAAGGATTCCTATTCCCCCTATTCGGTAGGAAGTCCTACAACTCTGAAATGGCATTTTTGGATGAAGAAGATCGTAAATCCTACAAAGGAGGACTTGGTTCTTTGATGTTAGTGAATTATGAAAGATCTGATGTAGGACCTTATCACGAACTTTTATATATCCCTGGGAATTTCGAACATAAGGATACAAATTATAAAAGGATCACTCGCATTTTTGTATCCAGCCAAACTTCTGTAGACGAAGGAATTCGTAACTGGGCTATTCCAAAAGAAAGAGCAGACTTCGTTTGGAAAAAAGAAGGCCGAGTAACTAAGATAGAAGTTTCCAGAGATGGAAAAACTTTTTTCAAAATTAAGATCCGCACATTAGGTTTTAATTTTCCCGTAAGCACTTCTATTCTTCCTTATGTACTTTTACAAAAAGCAGAAGATGGATCCAAACTTAGCACAGCATTTATAGGCACAGGAAAAGGAAAATTCGCAAGGATAGAATCCGTTTGGTCGGATGAAACAATCTTTCCTGACTTTATCAAAGGTGGAGGAATGAAAACTGGAATAGGAGCTTCTCCTTTCTATCTCACCTTCCCTGTCGCAGAACTTGTAGAATAA